The region aaagagactctattaaaatacagttaaaaagaaaacaaatcccaaacataccaaaaaacacaactgaaaaGCTCAACATGTCAGTCCACCTAGCGAACATCCAGTGAGGTAGATCTACACTTCCAATACAAACTTCGTCACGTCTTTGTGCTGTTAGAAAAAACCCTCTTCTCTGTCCAGCACTGGGCTACAGAGGCATTTTATCCCTGAGATTGCTCGAATACCTGAGAATAAGTTGCAGGAATTAcgtcctttctctttttttttttcttttcttaaagattaaaatatacaaaaatacaaaaacagaatatttatattaaaaaaaaaaaaacaaaacccaaaaaagacgacaaacaaacccaaagatACGTCATTCACGCACATCCTAGTGCAGGTTTCACTTGGCGTTGGCTTTGGCACGGACGAGGGGGCTGCCCCGGGAGAAGGGCTGTCCACCGGGGCCAATAAATAAAGGCAAGACTTGGTGGGGCcggtggggagggaggacagCAGCCACTAATGACCTGGGACACCCTTTTCCTCTGCCCCTGGGGAGGCTCTGCCCAGGAGCCATCGGTTTCTGGAGCGTGGGATGGGCAGAAGGAGTAGAGGTGCTTTTTTGTCCTGTGTGGGTTTGATCCAGAGCCCGTGGGAAGACCCAGGCAGTCTGGTGTCTGGATCAGGCCACGGGTGGATCCGTGTGAGCCCCGGCTGGGCTGCGCACACGGCTTCCGAGGTAAACGCTGCCAGCAACATCCCCGGGAGCTGGCTCTGCCCTATGGCTGGTGCCCAAGGCTTAACGAAGAGTATTTCTGCTCCATGAAGCCCTCCTGCTCCCCGGCTCCACATTTCAGAGGCAGGGAAAAGCCTTAGAGGGGAAGAGCTGGCTGCATAAACCAAATTTTGCTCTCTGGGCTGGCACTTGGGAAGGCttagggggaaaagaaagaagtgttttccttttgactTGATTTCCCCCAAGCTGCAGCTCACTTGCTGCTCATGGGCTGCATTAGCCAGCCCCGAGAGATGCCCCATTTCCTTCCAGACTAAGCCCAAATCTGGGCTCTGCTGGTTTCAGCAATGGGGCAAccacagaaaaactgcaaaCCCTTGGACTGATCTGCAAGTGAGAAGCTGTGAGGAGCAGAAGGACCCGTGGGGCCAGCCCACGGACATCTCCCTGGCACTCTGCAGCCAGGCTTCCCCCCTTGGCCTCCCTCCTTGGGGCAGAGAGGGACAGGGCAGGCGCAGGAGCGGGGCCACTGCAGCTCAAACAAGCTGTGCCGGAGCCTGTTTGAAGCTCAGGACAACAAGGAGCCCTGAGCTCCTCCCTGAGATGTTGcttctctgctcctcctcccaGACACACTACTGCCTGGCTTAATtcaggaaaagaataaagatGAATCAAATATAGAGGTTTTTTTAGCTGGAAGAGGTGTGTTGGGTGCTGCCTCCCCCTATTTTTGGAACGAGCCATCCCGATTAAAGCAGGGCTTTCCCCGGGCTGGGAACAGGGGAAAAAGCTCCGTGCAGAGACACCAGGTCCCCACCGTTAGCACTGCTGTCTTCCCTCCCCGGTCCTtcaccctgccctccctcctccaaGCCCCCACGGCTGCCCATTGCCTTGCCAaagcctcttcatcctggtggaagccccccctccccaccacacTCCATCATTCCCGGGTTTCGGGGAGGAGGGCTGAGCTGTGCATGTCCTCCTCCTCTCGGAAGTAGGCAGGTtttccctgggagctgggggaCTGCTGTGCTTTCGCGGGGCAGTTGGCGACCATGTGGCTGATGCTCTGGCAGAAGTGGCATTTCTTGGGCTGCGGCGGGAGCTTGCACTCTTTGGCATGGTGGTCCAGACCACCGCAGTTGTAGCATCTgcggggcaggaggagagagatTCGAGGAGAAACGAAATGAGGTgggatgctgctgtggctgtgcctGGGGCCATCTGGCTTCACAGCCAGAGCTGGGCTTAAAATGACCTGGCTGTGGCAGGGATGTGGGGTCTCTTTGGGGATGGATGGTGCCCCTGGGTTTGGTCCCCGCAGAGCTCCAGCTGCAGTACAGCTGGTTTGGACCTGGCACAGTGGTGCTGCTGGTACCCAGGAGATGGCAGCAAACCCCCACACCGAAACCGAGCACTTGGGGACAAAAATCGGGAATGTCGGGGGCTTCCACCCCTCTGGCTCCATCATGGTTCTGGCTCCTGTGTCTACATACCTTGCACCCAGGGTCACACGCTACAGACCAAAAGCTTGCGGCAGAGCAGGAACAGGCAATAGGATGACTGACAGCCCCGACCGGGTGAATGGTTGCAGGGACCGTGGCCATAGATGTGGGGACAACCCCAAACATGGCTTCTCTCATGGCTGTACCCTTGCAGCACTCGCCCCCAGGTGCCACCTTCGCACCAGAGCagtgggggcagagggagctgcCTTGTGTCCATATTTAAATCCTGCATCCATCTAGAAGGGCCACAAgacttttctcttcccttttcctccccaatTCCTTTCCAACTAATTTTAAAACCCGTTTGTGAGAACAGCCGAGTAGAGTGGGCAGCATCCACTGGGAAAGCTGGGATGAGGGAGACATCACTGGGCTGCCAGGATGGAGAGGATGAGACAGGAGAGGGGGGATGAAGGGCTGGCTAGAAACTCGCCCCAGGGCTCCCAGCCTCACCGTGGGAGACGCTGCCAGGACGTCCGGCCATTTCCTTCCCACAAGGAAGGGTTTCTCTTCGAGAAAATTACCCCTGCCCAGCGCGGCTCCCCCAGACGAGGGCAGCGGCCGCCTGGGGTGTCCCTGACCTCTGCCCTTTGGCTGCTGGTTTGCTGCCCTTTCCCCACCAAGCTGCATCTGCCACTCATTAACCGCCGAAGGAAGCCACTTTCCCAGAGGAAGGGTCGCTGCCTGCCCCACTGGACCTGAGCCCATCCCCATGCCGCAGGCAGGGTGCCAGGCAGCTCCTGGTGCCCGCAGGGCTTGGACCCTGCCCTGGATCAGGCCCTGGCCACCCCTTACCGGTCTCCTTTCGATCTGCGTTTCTGGAGGCTCTTGCCCTTGGGTCTTCTCTCGCTGCCGATGCAGAAGACACCCCCCGGGCCGGTCACCCGGATGGACTCCAAACCTTTGGATGACTTCTTGAAAGTGAACTCAACAGCTTCACCCTCCTTCAGGCTGCGGAATCCCTCCATGTGGAGCTTGCTCTGGGGAGGGACGGGGAAAAGACAGGGGTCAGCACCAAGTCAGGGTGTCCACTGGATGCACAACAAGCCCCAGCCCAGAAAACACCTCCCGTTGCACAAGAGCTGACAACGACCCCCCATGCCTGCCCCTTGTGAGGGGATGGACATCAGGGACCAAGCTTGACCAGGCACCTTCGTCTCCCTAAAATCTCTGGAGCTCCATTTGATAACGCAGACCCTTCAGTGAGCTGAGGCACCTGGCCAAGTGGGGCTCACTGGTTTGGGAAGCAAAGGCCGgcagagccagctctgccccaaATTTCAGCAATGTTTGCTGCAAAACGCTGGCTCTCAGCACTGCAAAACAGCCCCCTTCTCCCACCCAGCCCCGTGCTGCAGGGCGAGACCTGCCCCTACGCCTCCCAACAcccagggctggggatgctTGCAGGGAGATccaaaatgtcatttaaaaaagacaaaaggacCTTGAGGCTTTGCACAGGCACGTGCAACCCTGCTCGTGGCAGGAGCCGCAGCaagagcaggaggctggaagTCCCAGCCAGCCCCCTGCACTGCAGCCCCCTCGCTGCCCCTCACCTCGGTTCAAGCCCTTTAAATGCCCCCAATAATTAATTAAGTAGCTGTTTGGCCCCAGATCGTCACCACTGGGGGCATCGCCTGTCCCTCCCAGGATAGGATTGCCAAATCAGTCATCACTGTACAACCAAATTTGGTATTTCAGACCCAgactggggaggggggttgTGAGATGATAGAAAAAACTACTCCACTTTTATGAGCTCTGTCCATTTTAACAGAACAAATTCATAAGGAGCCGAGACGGGCAATGCAGCCGGTGCCTCTTGCCCCAGATGCCAGCAAGGACTGCCATGAGCATCACTGCCTGCTCCGCCGGACCAGGATCGTCACATCCCAGGCAGTGATTTGAGCAGGGTCTTTCGCTCAAATTTGTTAGCGGAGCCCAAATAAGTGTGAGCAAAGAGTTAAGGGGGATTtgctggcagagggaggagcAGCTCCAGCGGGCTGGGGATTCCCAGCAGAGCCCTGTGCGGCTGCAGCAAGACCCTGCATTTATGAATGGAGCATCTCCCCCATTCATGGCCTGGTGTCCCGTCACGTGGGCTGCGGCCGCCCATTCTTCCCACACCGAGCCTCTGCGTGCATGCTGCCCAGGGATGGACAGGCCAGTTCCCCTTTTCGTTCCCCTCGTCCACCCCCAAATCTCCCCAGGACCCTCATGGAAACACCCCATGTAAaagcaggaagggaggaaatggaGTTATTGGGGTTTAGGAGtgaatttctttttatggtTCTTGCAAGACCTCTGTGTGTCTCTGGGCACACGAGGGAAGTGGGAATGCAGTAGAGCTTGAGGAACAAACCTTGAGGcccctttttctgctgcttttccccctGCTTCTGTGCCTGGGGGCCAAGCTCCAGGTGGGCCAGACCCCATGGGCTGGGCCAAGTCACCAACATCCACATGGTCCATTTGTCCCCTGGGACAGGGTCAGGGCGGTCTGGATGGGATTGCCAGAAACCTTTGCTCTCTgacctgctcctgctcccaaaAGGGAGCCAAACCATGAGCTACGAGGTCCGCAATGACAAGGATGCAACAGGAGCTCAGCAGCAACCTCTGCCCACCCAGGGCTGGTCTGGGCAGTCCCATCAACACTTAACACAGGCGAACACCCTGCCACACTCAGCGCAACGGCCAGACACTGCTCCCAACCCCAACTCGGCTTTCCCCCAGGGCTGAGCATCACTGGGAGGATGCTGAGCATCACCCAAGCAGGAGCATTGTGTCCAAAGCAGCTGCCAGCACAACACAGGAGGTGCCTGGCTCAGCCTTGGCACCTCAGGGTCGGCCAcccaccctgccccaccccCAGCATGCTGCCCCACCAGCCTCCTCAAGACCCTCTGTATGAGCCAGTTTAGGAAATGGGGGCCGCCACCGACAGCAAATTTGTCCcactccagcagcagcatggcatTTCGGAGGTGAGAAGGAGCTGAGCATCACTCCATGGCAAGCATCACTCTGTGGCACAGGAGGCAGCTCCGGAGGCAGGGGACGAGAGCCAGCCACCTCCCACAGATCCTTATCGGGGTGTtcacagccccagccagcccagctgtgTTTACACTGCAGAGATGAAAACTCCCAGGCGCTCAGCCCCAAGCCTGGGGACAAAGCCGAGCCGTGGCGGGGGGGACCCTGGCGCACAAGCTGggctcccccagcacagcccacgCCTTGGGCACCATCACTCATGAGCAGCCAAACTGCTGTACCCCCAGTGCTGGGGGATCCAGCTCCTTCCCCCCGTAAGCCATCCATTACCCCCATTTaaaggaagaggagggctggggcagaagCTGCTGCAACATGATGGGGGAAACGATTTATTTTCCAGGAGTGGGTGAGGATGACAaccgcctccccggccccctccgccaAAAGGCCAAAGGAAACGCCCTCTCCCcggggaagaaggggggggcagcagccggggcaccccagctctccccccGCCGCAGCCTTTTGATGTGAGCTGCAGAGTGGCTGGTGGTCCCTGCGCATCCCCCCTGCCCCCTtcccaaaacacacacattgCTGGCATTCCTCTGTTATCAGATAGGTAATCAAACTGCAGCCCATTGAATTAGCTGCATACCTCCTGCATCTGAAaggaaggggcccagagcccCTGTCCCACACCACACACAAAGCCGGAGCCTTCCCAGgcctccacacacacacacacacacacacacacccccaaaaaaataaagagaggaagggggggattGGAGCGAGCCGGGGATGCTGGGGATGAGGGGGAGCGCAGGggagggccagggccgggagcCACCGGCCAGCGAGAACAAAGGGCCGGCGGCAGCCGCGCTCCCGCTGCCCAAATTCCAGGAGTTCCAGGCCAcggaggggggaggaagggtGGCCAGCATGGCCGCGGCCCCTCTgaccccctgcagcccctccgcGCATCAGCCCTGCACCCAGCTCGCCCGCTACAGGAGAGCCGGCTCTTGCCCATCGGGTGGGGGGTTTGGGTGCTGTGGCAGAGCAAAGGGGTCAGTCTTGGAGGGGTGGTTTTGGTACAGGGTGGGGGTGTAGGGTGACCCTGGGCTCCCTCTGGCTTGGGACCACAAAGCATTGTCACCCTCataataaaactgttttaaagcaTATCCTAGCACAAGGATTTCACTTGTCATCATTAGGGTCCAGAGTTCACCAGTGGGATGAggaacagaagcagcactggCGCTGCTTCACCCAGCTCTCTGTGGACCCCCAGGCCCCAGGACCCTCACCAGGTGTCACAGCAGGCACCTCTCCGCTATTCTGTCACCCATCCTGCACCCCAGCAGCTCCGCGGTTATTTACAGCAGACAAAGATGCAGCACATGAGCAGCCGCATGCTGCCCACCGCCCCCACGGCGCTGGCTGTCCCTCACCCTCAcccattcccccttccccacctgcACGTGGGTGCCTTcatccctcttcttcctcccacccAAAAAATCCCTCATCACAGAGCCCAGCCTTAGAGTTgcttccccatccctggggtcaCACCATGGAGAACCCCAAATCTGGCGGCTGCTCCCCAAATGGCTGGGCTCTGGTT is a window of Phalacrocorax aristotelis chromosome 20, bGulAri2.1, whole genome shotgun sequence DNA encoding:
- the LIN28A gene encoding protein lin-28 homolog A, producing the protein MGSVSNQQFAGAKPGEEPAGDSPKAENEPQPLHGSGICKWFNVRMGFGFLSMTAKGGATLDAPVDVFVHQSKLHMEGFRSLKEGEAVEFTFKKSSKGLESIRVTGPGGVFCIGSERRPKGKSLQKRRSKGDRCYNCGGLDHHAKECKLPPQPKKCHFCQSISHMVANCPAKAQQSPSSQGKPAYFREEEDMHSSALLPETRE